The proteins below come from a single Roseiflexus sp. RS-1 genomic window:
- the dnaN gene encoding DNA polymerase III subunit beta produces the protein MKLSCLQENLKRGLAIVSHAVAGKSTLPVLSNILLASDDGRLKLAATNLEIGITCWIGAKIEDEGAVTVPAKLLSDVVGSLPNDRIDLTLDVRTQTLNLKCARFETNIKGTEAGEFPTIPTIDDRTPAAIFPPALLRETIEQVAFAAATEETRPVLQGVQLRLRDNRAIFAAADGFRLAQRIIELPEPIVQQQELIIPARALTELARIVDDDESPVEMMITPGGGQVLFHTSTVDLVSRLIEGRFPDVDRVIPQQYQTRAVLDRQELTKAVKLASFFAVASSNIVRLHMEPGGEMGPGRITISANAVEVGDNKGQIDATIQGDGGQIALNVKFLSDAIAAIPTPQIALETQSPQHPAVFKPVGADGYIHIVMPMTVR, from the coding sequence ATGAAGCTTTCGTGCCTTCAGGAAAATCTGAAACGCGGTCTGGCAATCGTCAGTCACGCCGTCGCCGGGAAAAGCACCCTGCCGGTGCTCAGCAACATCCTGCTTGCCAGCGACGATGGGCGCCTGAAACTGGCGGCGACCAATCTCGAAATCGGGATCACCTGCTGGATCGGCGCCAAAATCGAGGACGAGGGCGCCGTGACCGTTCCGGCAAAATTGTTGAGCGACGTGGTCGGCAGCCTGCCAAACGACCGGATCGATCTGACGCTCGATGTGCGCACTCAGACGCTGAACCTGAAGTGTGCCCGCTTCGAGACCAACATCAAAGGCACGGAAGCCGGTGAGTTTCCAACGATCCCTACGATCGACGACCGCACGCCGGCTGCGATCTTCCCACCGGCGCTGCTCCGTGAGACGATTGAACAGGTGGCGTTCGCGGCAGCGACGGAAGAAACCCGCCCTGTCCTTCAGGGTGTGCAACTCCGCCTGCGCGACAACCGCGCTATCTTTGCCGCCGCCGATGGTTTCCGTCTGGCGCAGCGGATTATCGAACTGCCGGAACCGATTGTTCAACAGCAGGAACTGATCATTCCGGCGCGCGCGCTGACCGAACTGGCACGGATCGTCGATGACGATGAAAGCCCCGTCGAAATGATGATCACGCCCGGCGGCGGGCAGGTCCTCTTCCATACCAGTACCGTCGATCTGGTGTCGCGCCTGATCGAAGGCAGGTTCCCCGATGTTGATCGGGTTATCCCACAGCAGTATCAGACACGCGCCGTTCTCGACCGCCAGGAGTTGACCAAAGCCGTCAAACTGGCATCCTTCTTCGCCGTCGCTTCCTCGAATATCGTGCGACTGCACATGGAACCGGGCGGCGAGATGGGACCAGGACGGATCACCATTAGTGCGAATGCGGTCGAGGTTGGTGACAACAAAGGGCAGATCGATGCAACGATCCAGGGCGACGGGGGGCAGATTGCGCTGAACGTCAAATTCCTGTCCGATGCAATCGCTGCGATTCCCACGCCGCAAATCGCGCTGGAAACGCAATCGCCGCAGCATCCGGCAGTCTTCAAGCCTGTCGGCGCTGATGGCTATATCCACATCGTCATGCCGATGACGGTGCGCTGA
- a CDS encoding DUF2079 domain-containing protein, translating into MQYRRYGRQSTYLRNAVILTIALTQPSDATRRARRSWRGDLGFTVAVTAIFSALLVNTPLNPLFWSGVPGYGFDRSIYGVTPRDARLASFLATRVPPDAPLAASTFVATHLVNRETVYLVRYPFEARAERLPSLLPQVQYALPDALFDWYLHLDDGYGGGLDYDRDAITTLLSDPAFALVDMEDGLLLFARDAAPDRALVNRLSLIPDNGAPVLQRFGPFDLVRAQVDTIAPRRLRATFVWRVREALPPGAQYVAVSRLEGVAGARFVHVPGYALRPAWEWREGDVVEETFDVVVPPDTLPGRYSWRVGWYDVRHPDAALTDERSRMTGTDEYPVAMIEVEQ; encoded by the coding sequence GTGCAATATCGCAGATATGGACGACAGTCAACATATCTGAGAAATGCTGTAATCCTTACAATTGCGTTGACCCAACCATCGGATGCGACCCGGCGCGCGCGACGTTCGTGGCGCGGCGATCTCGGCTTTACCGTCGCAGTGACGGCAATCTTCAGCGCATTGCTGGTCAATACGCCGCTCAATCCGTTGTTCTGGTCCGGTGTGCCGGGGTATGGCTTCGACCGATCAATCTACGGTGTTACTCCACGTGACGCGCGCCTGGCATCATTTCTGGCAACCCGTGTACCGCCCGATGCGCCGCTCGCCGCTTCGACCTTCGTCGCTACCCATCTCGTGAACCGCGAAACCGTGTATCTGGTGCGCTACCCGTTTGAGGCGCGCGCCGAACGCCTGCCATCGCTGTTGCCGCAGGTGCAGTATGCGCTGCCTGATGCGCTCTTCGACTGGTACCTGCACCTCGATGACGGGTATGGCGGCGGTCTCGACTATGACCGCGACGCGATCACAACCCTTCTGAGCGATCCAGCATTTGCGCTGGTCGATATGGAGGATGGATTGTTGCTGTTCGCGCGTGACGCTGCCCCTGATCGCGCGTTGGTCAACCGCCTGTCGCTCATTCCTGACAATGGCGCACCAGTGTTGCAACGGTTCGGACCGTTCGACCTGGTGCGCGCACAGGTTGATACGATCGCGCCGCGCCGGTTACGGGCGACGTTTGTGTGGCGGGTGCGCGAGGCGTTGCCGCCAGGCGCACAGTATGTCGCGGTGAGTCGGCTGGAGGGAGTCGCAGGCGCGCGGTTTGTCCATGTGCCCGGCTACGCACTGCGACCGGCGTGGGAATGGCGGGAGGGCGATGTCGTCGAAGAGACCTTCGATGTGGTTGTGCCGCCTGATACGTTGCCCGGTCGCTACTCCTGGCGTGTCGGTTGGTACGATGTGCGTCATCCCGATGCGGCGCTGACCGACGAGCGCAGTCGGATGACAGGCACAGACGAGTACCCTGTTGCGATGATCGAAGTAGAACAGTGA
- a CDS encoding DUF2079 domain-containing protein gives MIIYLVMIGWLSIARYMGFNAGVLDLGTMYQAIASTLRGEPLIVTSPQGNVSRLAGHFELIYYAFAPLIALWPDPRVLLIGQTLLAASGAFPAYAIALRRLDSVLAARSIVLIYLLYPVALTAVLFDFHGDTLAMPMILWLVDALERRSRWSAVVWAGLCLLCKVYVAVAVAAIGAYFFLWGGQRRVGLVTSVSAVAYGALVFFVLRPLFEDAGGSRIHNNYVEQYFGAFDTLLSTVGERLLNALVVVGPVLLLAWRGWRWLFVSTPILFAVLISTGPGTTYHYAYHHYALVVPFIVLSVIEGAEKLCHLVKVDQKNGIISASGNMVKSSVKTLNSFQRSWRSDLVFCTVTTVLTSAALVDIPLNPTFWVGLPGLGVDQASYGITSRDFVKSRFLTNHVPPGSPIAASMFLGSHVAGRSELYVLRYPDDPGGVRLPIIIDKIDYAVADALFDWRTTINGRMVGGVDYEAKEISILLNNSNFGLIYQEDGLLLFKRGVTAEESLLQKIEFVKGYKLTQKQIADFGPVRLLEARIDSSENRLFRAYFSWKLVGDSIDRRLIAVSRLEGVDGGRVVHLPSAFLKPTNTWPTDHVVVEQFEIRLPADLPPGNYRWITAWYDPTHTDAYATDQRSRIGNEVVIDTITIR, from the coding sequence GTGATCATCTATCTAGTGATGATCGGTTGGTTGAGTATAGCCCGTTACATGGGTTTCAACGCAGGTGTTCTTGATTTAGGGACTATGTATCAGGCGATTGCTTCAACACTTAGAGGTGAACCGCTCATAGTAACATCTCCTCAAGGAAACGTCTCGCGACTTGCAGGGCACTTTGAACTTATCTATTATGCGTTTGCCCCATTGATTGCTCTATGGCCTGATCCACGAGTACTGTTGATTGGACAGACATTATTGGCGGCAAGTGGCGCTTTTCCAGCGTATGCGATTGCGCTACGTCGACTGGATAGTGTGCTGGCTGCACGTAGTATTGTGCTGATCTACCTGCTCTACCCGGTTGCCCTTACCGCCGTCCTCTTCGACTTCCATGGCGATACACTGGCCATGCCTATGATTCTCTGGTTAGTCGATGCTCTTGAGCGACGTAGTAGGTGGTCAGCGGTTGTCTGGGCGGGTTTGTGCCTCCTGTGTAAAGTGTATGTTGCTGTCGCTGTGGCAGCAATAGGCGCTTATTTCTTTCTGTGGGGCGGACAACGCCGTGTCGGTCTGGTGACAAGTGTATCTGCAGTAGCCTATGGTGCGTTGGTTTTTTTTGTCCTGCGCCCCCTCTTTGAAGATGCTGGTGGAAGTCGCATTCACAACAATTATGTAGAGCAGTACTTCGGGGCGTTTGATACATTGCTGAGTACTGTCGGTGAGCGATTGCTCAATGCTCTGGTAGTCGTTGGTCCGGTGTTGCTTTTGGCATGGCGCGGGTGGCGATGGCTTTTTGTATCTACTCCTATTCTGTTTGCTGTGCTCATCAGTACTGGTCCTGGTACGACCTACCATTATGCTTACCATCACTATGCGCTGGTGGTGCCATTTATAGTTTTATCTGTTATTGAAGGTGCTGAAAAGCTTTGCCATCTGGTAAAGGTAGATCAAAAGAACGGTATAATCTCTGCTTCGGGAAACATGGTGAAATCCTCGGTCAAAACCCTTAATTCCTTCCAAAGGAGCTGGCGTTCCGACCTGGTATTCTGTACCGTAACTACTGTTCTCACAAGCGCAGCTCTGGTCGATATACCGCTAAACCCAACTTTTTGGGTCGGTTTACCAGGTTTAGGAGTCGATCAGGCTTCTTATGGCATAACATCGCGTGATTTTGTAAAGTCACGATTCCTGACCAACCACGTGCCACCAGGCTCCCCTATAGCCGCTTCAATGTTTCTTGGAAGTCACGTGGCGGGACGTTCTGAGCTCTACGTTCTGCGCTATCCAGACGATCCTGGTGGGGTGCGACTCCCCATTATTATCGATAAAATCGATTATGCTGTCGCTGATGCTCTATTTGACTGGAGAACCACTATAAATGGTCGTATGGTCGGAGGAGTTGATTATGAGGCGAAGGAAATATCAATCCTGCTGAACAATTCTAATTTCGGTTTGATCTACCAGGAGGACGGACTTCTTCTCTTTAAGAGGGGCGTAACTGCCGAAGAATCATTGCTTCAGAAGATCGAGTTTGTGAAAGGTTATAAACTAACACAAAAACAGATAGCTGATTTCGGTCCTGTGCGACTGCTCGAAGCCCGGATAGATTCGTCAGAAAATCGGTTATTCCGTGCTTATTTTTCCTGGAAGTTGGTAGGAGATTCGATAGATCGACGCCTCATCGCCGTTAGTCGTCTGGAAGGGGTAGATGGCGGCAGAGTCGTCCATTTGCCGAGCGCTTTCCTGAAACCAACAAATACATGGCCAACAGACCACGTTGTCGTGGAGCAGTTTGAAATTCGCCTTCCTGCCGATCTACCTCCTGGAAACTATCGCTGGATCACGGCGTGGTATGATCCAACACACACTGACGCATACGCGACCGATCAACGTAGTCGCATCGGTAATGAAGTTGTGATTGATACTATCACTATACGTTAG
- a CDS encoding class I SAM-dependent methyltransferase yields MKEMVCILCHSSERRLVCAGTDRDSTLDNRIYYLYQCRICGLVYLSPRPDTPEEIAEIYPSTYESYVTKRRFFVMMMRKIAWRPEIAEIIGRTSPSSNIIEIGASTGEFLHELRKNGRKFLTGVDINSEIAKIAKDRYNLNFLVGQLENLNLPARSFDMVIMRHVLEHLPDPVLTMKTVANILKPEGYCIITVPNIDSHTSRIFGPDWYGYQIPRHFFLFPQHTLTRIFEIAGLHIERVIHSAAPNIWIGSVRFWLARNGYKGLAQLMHYTNPLAVAAFAPLGILSMLLRSSGVIRVIARRST; encoded by the coding sequence ATGAAAGAGATGGTTTGTATCCTATGTCATAGCTCTGAGCGACGCCTGGTTTGTGCAGGAACCGATCGGGATAGTACTCTTGATAACCGTATTTATTACCTATACCAATGCCGTATTTGCGGTCTGGTTTACCTTAGTCCGCGCCCAGATACTCCAGAGGAGATAGCAGAGATATATCCGTCTACTTATGAAAGTTATGTAACAAAGAGACGATTTTTTGTAATGATGATGAGAAAAATTGCGTGGAGACCTGAAATTGCAGAAATTATAGGAAGGACATCGCCAAGTAGCAATATTATTGAGATAGGTGCTTCCACAGGAGAGTTTCTCCACGAACTACGCAAAAATGGACGTAAATTTCTGACTGGCGTCGATATTAACTCCGAGATTGCAAAGATTGCAAAAGACAGGTACAATCTGAATTTTCTCGTCGGTCAATTAGAAAACTTGAATCTTCCGGCGAGAAGTTTCGATATGGTAATCATGCGCCACGTACTCGAGCATTTGCCTGACCCAGTGCTAACTATGAAAACAGTTGCAAATATCCTGAAACCTGAAGGATACTGTATTATTACCGTTCCTAACATCGACTCACATACATCACGTATATTTGGTCCCGATTGGTATGGATACCAGATTCCTCGACATTTCTTTCTTTTTCCACAGCATACACTGACAAGAATTTTCGAGATTGCGGGATTACATATTGAGCGAGTTATTCACAGTGCAGCTCCTAACATATGGATCGGCAGTGTTCGATTTTGGCTCGCCAGAAACGGATACAAAGGGCTTGCGCAATTGATGCACTATACCAATCCTCTGGCAGTAGCCGCTTTTGCTCCCCTCGGTATTTTATCGATGCTTCTCCGCTCAAGTGGCGTTATTCGTGTCATTGCTCGACGTTCGACATAA
- a CDS encoding lysylphosphatidylglycerol synthase transmembrane domain-containing protein, whose protein sequence is MKKTILRVLFTIFLFVLLINQVDFSEKDDLLIQISPIWMVLAILMNIFALLTIVWRWKVIINGMGVHKSFLDLFYINLVSTFFGMFLPSSVGGDVSKMIMVAENTLNREAAASSVLIDRMIGMIITTVIGIVSLFFLSSLRDNRIIMGSLVVTLLIISFFIFLILNRRAFEKMISFIPLSIRKRFGGSISKIDQSIARLQGDPKILILASIISMLRQIAICVSFFCAGKSFGINAEMAVYFVVIPIVMAVIVLPISINGLGLQDNTMIFLLGMAGIGSVEALFLSIFMHITRNITGIIGGILFALGHRRNNISSAVSKFSERERFL, encoded by the coding sequence ATGAAAAAAACGATTCTGAGAGTCTTGTTTACGATTTTCCTGTTCGTTTTGTTGATAAACCAGGTAGACTTTTCGGAAAAAGATGATCTTTTGATTCAAATTAGTCCGATATGGATGGTTCTGGCCATCTTAATGAATATATTTGCGTTATTAACGATAGTTTGGCGCTGGAAGGTCATTATCAACGGCATGGGTGTTCATAAGTCATTCCTTGATCTATTTTATATTAATCTAGTCAGTACATTTTTCGGTATGTTTCTTCCGTCATCAGTCGGTGGAGATGTGTCGAAAATGATAATGGTTGCCGAGAATACCTTAAATCGAGAAGCAGCAGCTTCTTCCGTACTAATTGATAGAATGATCGGTATGATCATTACTACCGTTATAGGAATTGTTTCGCTTTTTTTCTTGTCCAGCCTACGAGATAATCGTATTATCATGGGATCTTTGGTGGTGACTTTGCTGATTATTTCATTTTTTATTTTCTTAATTCTTAATCGTCGCGCTTTCGAGAAAATGATCAGTTTCATACCTCTATCGATAAGAAAGAGATTCGGAGGATCAATTTCTAAGATCGATCAAAGCATTGCAAGACTGCAGGGTGATCCAAAAATCTTAATCCTTGCGTCAATCATATCTATGTTGCGACAAATAGCCATATGCGTCTCTTTTTTCTGTGCAGGTAAATCATTTGGGATAAATGCGGAAATGGCTGTTTACTTTGTGGTAATTCCTATAGTCATGGCAGTTATAGTTTTGCCCATTTCAATAAATGGACTGGGTTTGCAGGACAATACAATGATCTTTCTTCTCGGCATGGCTGGAATTGGGTCTGTTGAGGCTTTATTCCTTTCAATTTTTATGCACATCACACGGAATATCACCGGGATTATCGGGGGAATACTCTTTGCCCTTGGACATCGACGAAATAATATATCGTCAGCTGTTTCCAAATTTTCGGAAAGAGAGAGATTCTTATGA
- a CDS encoding glycosyltransferase family 4 protein, with the protein MSRKRILMVAPTPYFSDRGCHVQIYEVARSQQLNGNSVVIVTYHLGRDIGEIPTYRIPPVPWYRKRSAGPSWHKLYLDFLLMIRVLQVARQYKPHIIHAHLHEGAGLSIIVARMLRVPLLLDLQGSLTGEMLNHNFVRKGSIPYLLFRKLEQKIISHVDGILMWNYIKETLQKLFIFDSGKVFSVNYGVDLQSFRPHKKEDLDDLYNNLQIQRNRTIIVYLGVLSPYQGIDLLIDAIPRVLKFLPDAYFLIMGYPNEEYYRVKAHNLGVSDHVCLPGRIDYTQAARYLSLGDLAVAPKLTSMEGNGKLLNYMACALPTVAFDLPGNIATLADTGVYAVTGDVQAFADQIITLGSDPHLRSDLGRRARERAERYFSWHRIGREINDIYDVLLSRKGLN; encoded by the coding sequence ATGTCTCGAAAACGTATACTTATGGTAGCGCCGACCCCCTATTTCTCTGACCGTGGTTGCCACGTTCAGATTTATGAGGTTGCTCGTTCACAGCAACTAAATGGCAATAGTGTTGTTATTGTCACATATCACCTGGGCCGTGATATCGGTGAAATTCCCACCTACCGTATTCCTCCAGTTCCATGGTATCGCAAACGCTCAGCAGGACCATCCTGGCATAAACTCTACCTTGACTTTCTCCTGATGATACGTGTGCTTCAAGTGGCACGACAGTATAAGCCACACATTATCCATGCTCACCTTCACGAAGGTGCCGGTCTTTCTATCATTGTAGCCCGTATGCTTCGTGTTCCCCTCTTGCTTGACCTTCAAGGAAGTTTGACCGGCGAGATGCTCAATCACAATTTTGTTCGTAAAGGTAGCATACCCTATTTGCTTTTTCGCAAACTTGAACAGAAGATCATATCGCACGTAGACGGAATTCTTATGTGGAATTATATTAAGGAAACCCTTCAAAAACTTTTTATATTCGACTCCGGGAAGGTTTTTAGCGTTAATTACGGCGTTGACCTTCAGAGTTTTAGACCCCACAAAAAAGAGGATTTGGATGATCTCTACAATAACCTGCAAATACAGCGTAATCGCACCATAATCGTCTATCTCGGCGTGCTAAGCCCCTATCAGGGTATTGATCTTCTTATTGATGCAATTCCTCGCGTGTTGAAATTCCTGCCGGACGCGTACTTTCTCATTATGGGCTATCCTAATGAAGAATACTACCGCGTAAAGGCACACAATTTGGGCGTCTCTGACCATGTTTGTTTACCAGGACGCATCGACTACACGCAAGCAGCACGCTATCTTTCACTCGGTGATCTGGCAGTGGCGCCCAAACTTACATCAATGGAAGGAAATGGTAAATTGCTCAACTATATGGCTTGTGCTCTGCCGACAGTGGCTTTCGATCTTCCTGGCAACATTGCAACCCTCGCTGATACAGGAGTCTATGCCGTAACCGGTGATGTGCAAGCTTTTGCTGATCAGATTATCACTTTGGGAAGCGATCCACATCTCCGATCCGATCTCGGTAGACGCGCTCGTGAGCGCGCAGAGCGTTATTTTTCCTGGCACAGGATCGGGAGAGAAATTAACGATATATACGACGTTCTTCTTTCTAGAAAAGGATTAAATTGA
- a CDS encoding glycosyltransferase family 2 protein, with the protein MTEMVTAHEPYARAVQEPDDAPVPHLSVVVPVYNEEESIPHLYRRLTVELENLGLPYEIIAVDDGSRDRSFALLRDLARRDRRLRVVRFRRNFGQTAAFSAGFDRARGDVVVTIDADLQNDPADIAALLAKIEEGYDVVSGWRERRRDPFLNRRLPSMIANRLISWATGVHLHDYGCSLKAYRRDVVRGIRLYGELHRFIPAIASWQGVAVTELPVRHAPRRFGKSKYGINRTLRVLLDLVTVRFLLSYSTRPMQVFGSIGLISGAIGTGMLFYLGYVRLVLLQAIGDRPLLLLAVLMVLIGVQFLGMGLLGELIIRVYYEGRNVPIYTVREEINRPEE; encoded by the coding sequence ATGACGGAAATGGTTACAGCCCACGAACCATACGCCAGAGCAGTGCAGGAACCGGACGACGCGCCTGTTCCGCATCTCTCGGTGGTGGTGCCGGTGTACAACGAGGAAGAGAGCATCCCGCATCTCTACCGGCGGTTGACGGTGGAACTGGAGAATCTCGGACTCCCCTACGAAATCATTGCCGTCGATGATGGCAGCCGTGACCGGAGTTTCGCTCTGTTGCGCGATCTGGCGCGGCGCGACCGGCGGTTGCGGGTGGTGCGTTTCCGGCGCAACTTCGGGCAAACGGCGGCATTCTCCGCCGGGTTCGACCGGGCGCGCGGCGATGTGGTGGTGACGATCGACGCGGATCTGCAGAACGATCCGGCGGATATTGCCGCGTTGCTCGCAAAGATCGAGGAGGGATACGATGTCGTGAGCGGATGGCGCGAGCGCCGCCGCGATCCGTTTCTCAACCGGCGACTGCCGTCGATGATCGCCAATCGCCTGATCTCGTGGGCAACCGGCGTCCATCTGCACGATTACGGTTGTTCGCTCAAAGCGTACCGCCGCGACGTGGTGCGCGGCATCCGTCTCTATGGCGAGTTGCACCGCTTCATCCCGGCAATCGCCAGCTGGCAGGGGGTTGCGGTGACCGAACTGCCGGTGCGTCACGCTCCTCGTCGTTTCGGCAAATCGAAGTACGGCATCAACCGTACCCTGCGCGTCCTGCTCGACCTGGTGACCGTGCGATTTTTACTGTCATACTCGACTCGTCCTATGCAAGTGTTTGGCAGCATAGGTTTGATTAGTGGCGCTATTGGGACGGGTATGTTGTTCTATCTTGGGTATGTTCGTCTTGTACTTTTACAGGCGATTGGCGATCGTCCTTTGTTACTGCTTGCAGTGCTAATGGTTCTCATTGGTGTGCAATTTCTTGGAATGGGGCTACTCGGAGAATTGATCATCCGAGTATACTATGAGGGGCGAAACGTGCCAATCTACACAGTACGCGAAGAGATCAATCGACCTGAAGAGTAA
- a CDS encoding glycosyltransferase family 39 protein encodes MEVTTDIGIDRSVAQTAQKPAMAWRWALRLYAGYCALFVLWNAWVSLVYPKWVEEASVAVWPPSAPLWTWLERVVLLPLLRYDVIWYIGIAQHGYGHRPGDTAFHPLYPLLTGLLGRMFGGEYLLAAWLIAHVCCVTMLALLYRLVALDDDEATAQRTTLFLIGSPLGFSFLLPYTESLLLLSIVAALYAARRGRWWLAGAAGGAAALTKQPGVVVVLPLLWELWQQHRDAMRMHGVRVVSGPLAGLALTPLALLGWIVYRATLGDVAFLWYRPDTLIGALLVTPSYADVWGETFSWPWVNFGYALDQLRQRPYFYLLLNVLVMLIMLALTLAAAVRVRRSYAIYSLTLAALNLSIVYPLWPYMGIIRRFTIIFPLFIQLARWARSPVVLWLTLVCNALLWALIASMYVRNAFVP; translated from the coding sequence ATGGAGGTCACGACCGACATCGGGATTGATCGATCTGTCGCGCAGACTGCGCAGAAGCCTGCAATGGCGTGGCGTTGGGCGCTGCGGCTGTATGCTGGCTATTGTGCGCTCTTCGTGCTCTGGAATGCCTGGGTTTCATTGGTCTACCCGAAGTGGGTGGAAGAAGCCTCGGTCGCGGTCTGGCCCCCGTCGGCGCCGCTGTGGACGTGGCTGGAACGTGTGGTGCTGCTGCCGCTTTTGCGCTATGACGTCATCTGGTATATTGGTATTGCACAGCACGGTTATGGGCATCGTCCGGGTGACACTGCATTTCACCCTCTCTACCCGTTGCTGACCGGTCTCCTGGGGCGAATGTTCGGGGGTGAATACCTGCTGGCAGCCTGGTTGATCGCGCACGTGTGCTGTGTGACGATGCTTGCGCTGCTCTACCGTCTCGTCGCGCTTGATGACGATGAAGCCACGGCGCAGCGCACAACACTGTTTCTGATCGGCAGTCCGCTCGGTTTTTCATTCCTGCTGCCGTACACCGAATCCCTCCTGTTGTTGAGCATCGTTGCAGCGTTGTACGCAGCGCGACGCGGGCGCTGGTGGCTTGCCGGAGCAGCCGGGGGCGCCGCAGCGTTGACCAAACAACCCGGAGTGGTGGTTGTGCTGCCGTTGCTGTGGGAACTGTGGCAGCAACACAGGGATGCTATGCGCATGCATGGGGTGCGAGTGGTGTCCGGTCCGCTGGCCGGTCTGGCGCTGACGCCGCTGGCGCTGCTGGGATGGATCGTATACCGTGCAACCCTCGGCGATGTTGCATTTTTGTGGTACAGGCCCGATACACTCATCGGCGCCCTGCTGGTGACGCCATCGTATGCTGATGTGTGGGGAGAAACGTTTAGCTGGCCCTGGGTCAATTTTGGCTATGCGCTCGACCAGTTGCGTCAGCGACCGTATTTCTACCTGCTTCTCAACGTCCTGGTCATGCTGATCATGCTGGCGCTGACCCTGGCAGCCGCCGTGCGCGTGCGACGAAGTTATGCGATCTATAGCCTGACCCTGGCGGCGCTGAACCTGTCGATCGTCTATCCATTGTGGCCCTATATGGGAATCATTCGCCGGTTCACGATCATTTTTCCGCTCTTCATTCAACTGGCGCGATGGGCGCGGTCGCCGGTTGTTCTGTGGCTCACGCTGGTCTGCAATGCGCTGCTGTGGGCGCTGATCGCGTCGATGTATGTGCGCAATGCGTTTGTGCCATAA
- the hepT gene encoding type VII toxin-antitoxin system HepT family RNase toxin translates to MVRPDVIRKRLEKLDKYLAILRQLQKYSYDEFVSNPERYGSAERFLQLAIESINDLGNHVVAESGLGNVDWYSDIPHRLREGGLIDASQEETWIKMIGFRNILVHDYLKIDRSIVFRVLQENIDDLETFQRIFARFL, encoded by the coding sequence ATGGTCAGACCCGACGTCATCCGCAAGAGGCTGGAGAAACTGGATAAGTATCTGGCTATTCTCCGCCAGTTGCAAAAGTATTCGTATGATGAGTTTGTCAGTAACCCGGAGCGATACGGGAGTGCAGAGCGCTTTCTTCAACTGGCTATCGAATCGATCAACGATCTGGGCAATCACGTTGTGGCCGAATCGGGGCTGGGAAATGTTGATTGGTATAGCGATATCCCTCATCGATTACGTGAAGGTGGATTGATAGACGCATCCCAGGAGGAAACCTGGATTAAGATGATCGGTTTTCGCAATATCCTCGTCCACGACTATCTAAAGATCGATAGAAGCATTGTTTTTCGGGTCTTGCAGGAAAATATCGACGATCTTGAAACATTCCAGCGGATATTCGCACGGTTCCTGTGA
- the mntA gene encoding type VII toxin-antitoxin system MntA family adenylyltransferase antitoxin, with protein MKPDMFPELERLSDIFRTYPDIQAVYLFGSAVTGRLHAESDLDLAIVPRPGAGELPRLDILTDLARAGFCRVDLVILDTDNIVLKHEVVRHNRLIYQTEDFDRGAYFSRIVRQFLDFRPYLDVQRQAYKQRILHGQTRRHPQEAGETG; from the coding sequence ATGAAACCAGATATGTTTCCCGAACTGGAACGATTGTCTGACATCTTCAGAACATACCCGGATATTCAGGCAGTCTACCTGTTTGGTTCAGCGGTCACCGGCAGGCTTCACGCAGAGAGCGACCTCGATCTGGCGATAGTGCCGCGACCGGGTGCGGGCGAGTTGCCGCGCCTCGATATTCTGACCGATCTGGCGCGCGCGGGATTCTGTCGGGTTGATCTGGTCATCCTCGACACTGATAATATCGTGTTGAAGCACGAGGTGGTGCGCCATAACCGGTTGATCTATCAGACGGAAGACTTTGATCGGGGAGCGTATTTTTCCAGAATCGTGCGTCAGTTCCTGGATTTTCGGCCATACCTGGATGTCCAGCGACAGGCGTATAAACAGAGGATCTTGCATGGTCAGACCCGACGTCATCCGCAAGAGGCTGGAGAAACTGGATAA